In one Anaerolineales bacterium genomic region, the following are encoded:
- a CDS encoding excinuclease ABC subunit UvrA, translating into MFPVRLHENLSYYASQSLLSSPGAYSSMFDSLPDEPAALIRIIQGVLIHKLVADFYHVEVSSEQRAEQHLRSVEQRLKRLAELDPAPLTVARQPADRQVGVCRDFALLFVSMLRHKNIPARMRVGFAPYLAPGTLYKGDHWISEYWDGEQWILADPQIDDVQRKNIGITVDTLNLRRDTDFYLASTAWQLCRAGKARSDLFRFSGKWKGMPCIRGNLLHDFQALNKIELSPWDYWDDLGLKAETRLTVDDKALLDRIASLTGNVDANFDEIQALFEDLPRTRQIFSKLQLLGYIKELQPNRKVELQPSESQRLAAMVSPEIASQQKPQVEVLPYEIPSDSPLGTHLDLHRQDSFPPGMGDIIVRGARQHNLKHIDVRIPRNKFVVITGVSGSGKSSLAFDTIYAEGQRRYVESLSSYARQFMEQMEKPQVDQITGLSPAIAIEQKALTRNPRSTVGTVTEVLDYLRVLYARLGIPHCPQCGRAVQPQSAQQIADQLAKLPQGKRFQLLAPMARNRKGTFQAALREAQRQGYGRVRIDGEAHEIAQVLKTDTILLDKNKKHNLELVVDRLEIPARDEPVEDFRLRLVDSVETCLKAGGGLVLILLDDGQEILLSEKNACPVCEISFAELQPQIFSFNSPLGMCDECNGLGVKLQVDPELIIEHPERSLLDGASRWYRDLRKKGEGAWQVSNLTSIARHYEVDLEVPWNQQPEEFRQAILYGTGGKRIHFKFEVENDYGNWHGESERDVKGIIFHINRLFRQTRSEYTRRWYASFMSQQPCPKCGGERLCPEARYVTVADKRLPELTSFSIAAIHDWICSLPGQLSEEQLQVGSELIEEIRQRLAFIRNVGLHYLTLDRPAPTLSGGEGQRIRLAAQIGSGLVGVLYILDEPSIGLHPRDHRALLDTLIHLRDLGNTVLVVEHDAATMHNADWIIDLGPGPGILGGEVVSAGSLEDIIADPASLTGRYLSGELQVSAPNGRHRRTHAGYLMVRGARLHNLKSIDVSFPLGALTCVTGVSGSGKSSLIAQTLYPALMRALHSSPTVPGAHDAIDGLELVDKVINVTQEPIGRTPRSNPGTYVGALDEIRRVFASTPAARALGYGAGRFSFNVKGGRCEACAGYGFKKVEMHFLPDVWVTCKECGGRRFNRQTLSITYKGANIADVLDMDVQQALEFFASHPDIACILQTLHDVGMDYVKLGQSALTLSGGEAQRVKLAKELSRASTGHTLYILDEPTTGLHFADIQRLLDVLHRLTDAGNTVIIIEHNLDVIKTADWIIDLGPEGGDTGGYIVAEGTPEQVATVDASFTGQFLKDILRITH; encoded by the coding sequence ATGTTCCCTGTACGCCTGCATGAAAACCTGTCTTATTACGCCTCCCAAAGCCTGCTCAGCAGCCCGGGTGCATATAGTTCCATGTTTGATAGCCTGCCGGATGAACCAGCAGCGTTGATACGAATTATCCAGGGAGTGCTGATCCACAAGCTCGTGGCAGATTTTTACCATGTGGAAGTCAGCAGTGAGCAGCGGGCAGAACAGCACCTGCGCTCGGTGGAACAGCGCCTTAAACGCCTGGCTGAGCTGGACCCTGCTCCGCTAACCGTAGCCCGCCAGCCCGCCGACCGGCAAGTAGGTGTCTGCCGGGATTTTGCCCTGCTATTTGTCTCCATGTTGCGGCATAAGAACATCCCGGCGCGCATGCGAGTGGGTTTTGCTCCCTACCTGGCTCCAGGCACGCTGTACAAAGGCGACCATTGGATCAGCGAATATTGGGATGGGGAGCAATGGATCCTGGCTGACCCGCAAATTGATGATGTCCAGCGAAAGAATATTGGCATCACCGTCGATACCCTGAACCTGCGACGTGATACTGATTTCTACCTGGCAAGCACCGCCTGGCAGCTTTGCCGGGCGGGCAAGGCCCGCTCTGACCTGTTCCGTTTCAGCGGGAAATGGAAAGGCATGCCCTGCATCCGGGGCAACCTGCTACATGATTTTCAGGCGCTGAACAAAATCGAGCTCTCGCCCTGGGATTACTGGGATGATCTGGGTCTCAAAGCTGAAACCAGACTGACGGTGGATGATAAAGCCCTGCTCGACCGGATTGCCAGCCTGACTGGGAATGTGGATGCCAATTTCGACGAAATTCAGGCCCTGTTTGAAGATTTACCGCGGACGCGGCAGATATTTTCTAAGCTGCAGCTCCTGGGATACATTAAGGAGCTGCAACCGAACCGAAAGGTTGAGCTCCAGCCATCTGAGAGCCAGCGCCTGGCTGCCATGGTTTCACCAGAAATCGCCTCTCAGCAGAAACCTCAGGTTGAAGTACTTCCTTACGAAATCCCCTCCGATTCTCCGCTGGGCACCCACCTGGATCTCCACAGGCAAGATAGCTTTCCCCCTGGCATGGGGGATATCATCGTGCGAGGTGCCCGCCAGCACAACCTCAAACACATCGATGTTCGCATCCCGCGCAATAAATTCGTGGTGATCACCGGCGTCAGTGGGAGCGGTAAGTCTTCCCTGGCATTTGATACGATCTACGCTGAAGGGCAACGCCGCTACGTAGAGAGCCTATCTTCGTATGCCCGGCAGTTCATGGAGCAGATGGAAAAGCCCCAGGTGGACCAGATCACGGGCCTCAGCCCGGCGATTGCCATTGAGCAAAAAGCCCTCACCCGCAATCCACGTTCCACGGTGGGCACGGTAACCGAGGTGCTGGATTACCTGCGCGTGCTGTACGCCCGTCTGGGTATCCCCCATTGCCCACAATGTGGCCGGGCTGTCCAACCGCAGTCGGCCCAACAAATCGCCGACCAGCTGGCGAAATTGCCGCAGGGAAAGCGCTTCCAGCTGCTGGCACCCATGGCCCGCAACCGGAAGGGTACCTTCCAGGCAGCCCTACGGGAGGCCCAGCGCCAGGGGTATGGGCGTGTTCGCATCGATGGTGAAGCGCATGAAATTGCCCAGGTACTTAAAACTGATACCATCCTTTTAGATAAGAACAAAAAGCATAACCTTGAGCTGGTGGTGGACCGGTTGGAAATCCCTGCCCGTGATGAACCTGTGGAGGATTTCCGCTTGCGCCTGGTAGATTCGGTGGAAACCTGCCTCAAAGCAGGCGGAGGCCTGGTTTTGATCCTCCTAGACGATGGACAGGAGATCCTGCTCAGCGAGAAAAATGCCTGCCCGGTATGCGAGATCAGCTTTGCGGAGCTGCAGCCCCAGATCTTCAGTTTCAATTCTCCCCTGGGGATGTGCGACGAATGCAACGGCCTGGGGGTGAAGCTGCAGGTCGACCCTGAGTTGATCATTGAACACCCCGAGCGTTCGCTGTTGGATGGGGCCTCACGCTGGTACCGCGACCTGCGCAAAAAAGGCGAAGGTGCCTGGCAAGTATCCAACCTGACCTCCATTGCCCGCCATTATGAGGTGGACCTGGAGGTACCCTGGAACCAGCAACCCGAGGAATTCCGCCAGGCAATCTTGTATGGTACGGGGGGCAAGCGCATCCACTTTAAATTCGAGGTTGAGAATGACTATGGCAACTGGCATGGGGAAAGCGAGCGGGATGTAAAGGGGATCATTTTCCATATCAACCGCCTTTTCCGCCAGACCCGCTCTGAATACACCCGGCGCTGGTATGCCAGCTTCATGAGTCAGCAACCCTGCCCCAAGTGTGGCGGCGAGCGCCTGTGCCCGGAAGCACGTTATGTGACCGTGGCGGATAAACGCCTGCCTGAATTAACCTCTTTTAGCATTGCTGCCATCCATGATTGGATCTGCAGCTTGCCAGGGCAATTGAGCGAGGAACAGTTGCAGGTGGGCTCGGAGCTGATCGAAGAAATCCGCCAGCGCCTGGCATTCATTCGTAACGTCGGCCTGCACTATCTAACCCTCGATAGACCGGCACCCACGTTATCTGGAGGGGAAGGACAACGCATCCGGCTGGCTGCCCAGATCGGGAGCGGCCTGGTGGGCGTGCTTTACATCCTGGATGAGCCTTCCATTGGCTTGCACCCGCGCGATCATCGCGCCCTGCTGGATACGCTCATCCACCTGCGCGACCTGGGCAACACCGTGCTGGTGGTGGAGCACGATGCCGCCACCATGCACAACGCGGATTGGATCATCGACCTTGGACCCGGGCCAGGCATCCTGGGGGGAGAAGTGGTGTCTGCAGGTAGCCTGGAGGATATTATCGCCGATCCCGCTTCCCTGACGGGGCGTTACCTCTCGGGTGAGCTGCAAGTATCCGCACCGAATGGACGCCATCGGCGCACCCATGCAGGTTACCTGATGGTGAGGGGTGCCCGGCTTCACAACCTGAAGAGCATCGATGTCAGCTTTCCACTCGGCGCACTGACCTGCGTGACGGGTGTCAGCGGCTCGGGCAAGAGCAGCCTGATTGCTCAGACGCTCTACCCCGCGCTCATGCGTGCCCTGCATTCGTCTCCCACCGTCCCAGGCGCGCATGATGCGATCGACGGGCTGGAGCTGGTGGACAAGGTAATCAATGTCACTCAAGAGCCAATCGGGCGGACGCCGCGCTCCAACCCGGGTACCTATGTGGGTGCACTGGATGAAATTCGCCGGGTATTTGCCTCCACGCCCGCCGCGCGTGCCCTGGGTTATGGGGCAGGACGTTTCAGTTTCAACGTGAAGGGTGGGCGCTGCGAAGCCTGTGCTGGTTATGGGTTCAAAAAGGTGGAGATGCACTTCCTGCCGGATGTGTGGGTGACCTGCAAGGAGTGCGGTGGCAGGCGCTTCAACCGGCAGACGCTCTCCATAACGTACAAGGGTGCCAATATCGCCGATGTGCTGGATATGGATGTACAACAAGCGCTCGAATTCTTTGCCAGCCACCCGGATATAGCCTGTATCCTGCAAACCCTGCATGATGTCGGCATGGATTACGTCAAGCTTGGTCAGAGTGCCCTCACCCTCAGCGGAGGTGAGGCTCAGCGGGTCAAGCTGGCCAAAGAGCTCAGCCGGGCTTCCACTGGCCACACGCTTTACATCCTGGATGAGCCCACCACCGGTTTGCATTTTGCCGATATCCAGCGCCTGCTGGATGTGCTCCACCGGTTGACCGATGCCGGTAACACGGTCATCATCATCGAGCACAACCTGGATGTGATCAAGACCGCAGATTGGATCATCGACCTGGGGCCGGAAGGCGGTGACACAGGTGGGTACATTGTGGCTGAAGGCACACCTGAGCAAGTGGCTACGGTTGATGCCAGCTTTACCGGCCAATTCCTGAAGGACATATTAAGGATTACTCACTGA
- the amrS gene encoding AmmeMemoRadiSam system radical SAM enzyme: protein MKTVAEILDEMTIEKMDLAEALPDDSVRCLACAHRCLIRKGRRGICQVRFNRNGKLQVPWGYVAGLQADPIEKKPFYHVLPGSDALTFGMLGCDFHCANCQNWVSSQMLRDPAADESVHYLRRISPEQVVLAAKRAGARVIASSYNEPLITSEWAVAIFKLAIAEGIQCVYVSNGNATPEVLDYLRHYLSGYKIDLKTMRDKQYRQLGGVLRNVLDTIRKAHELGLWVEVVTLVIPGFNDSTEELLEAGRFITSVSADIPWHVTAFHPDYKLTASPPTSVKTLQRAAEIGQEAGLKFVYAGNLTGSLREYENTYCTRCQTLLIERTGYVIHQYKVSETGTCPKCGAQIPGIWTDKPASVRLGGWGMPRIFS, encoded by the coding sequence ATGAAGACCGTAGCGGAAATCCTTGATGAAATGACCATCGAAAAGATGGACCTGGCCGAAGCTTTGCCAGATGATAGCGTGCGGTGTTTGGCGTGTGCCCACCGCTGCCTTATCCGCAAAGGGCGACGAGGCATCTGCCAGGTGCGTTTCAACCGGAACGGCAAACTGCAGGTACCATGGGGATATGTGGCAGGCTTGCAAGCCGACCCCATTGAAAAGAAACCTTTCTACCATGTGCTTCCTGGCAGTGATGCCCTGACCTTCGGCATGCTCGGCTGTGACTTTCACTGCGCCAACTGCCAGAATTGGGTGAGCTCGCAGATGCTGCGCGACCCGGCTGCCGACGAGTCGGTCCATTACCTGCGGCGTATCAGTCCTGAGCAGGTGGTGCTGGCAGCCAAAAGAGCAGGAGCCAGGGTGATCGCCTCATCCTACAATGAGCCGCTAATTACCTCCGAATGGGCCGTTGCTATATTTAAGCTGGCAATAGCGGAGGGCATCCAGTGTGTCTATGTGTCGAATGGCAATGCCACGCCTGAGGTGCTGGACTACTTGCGCCATTATTTAAGTGGCTACAAGATCGACTTGAAAACCATGCGGGATAAACAGTACCGCCAGCTGGGAGGGGTGCTAAGAAATGTACTGGATACCATACGCAAAGCCCACGAGCTTGGGTTGTGGGTGGAAGTAGTGACCCTGGTTATCCCTGGTTTCAACGACAGCACTGAGGAGCTGCTGGAAGCTGGCAGATTCATCACCTCAGTTTCCGCCGATATACCGTGGCATGTGACTGCCTTCCACCCCGATTATAAATTGACCGCATCCCCGCCTACCTCGGTTAAGACCCTGCAACGCGCCGCAGAGATCGGCCAGGAGGCGGGCCTCAAGTTTGTGTATGCCGGGAACCTGACGGGAAGTCTGCGGGAGTATGAAAACACCTACTGCACAAGGTGCCAGACCCTGCTGATCGAACGGACCGGATACGTCATCCACCAATACAAGGTTAGCGAGACTGGTACCTGCCCGAAATGTGGCGCTCAGATCCCCGGGATATGGACCGACAAGCCTGCATCGGTCAGGCTGGGTGGCTGGGGTATGCCCAGGATCTTTAGCTAG
- a CDS encoding molybdenum cofactor guanylyltransferase: protein MAMLTLAIQAGGESKRMGSDKALLPFMGKPLIMRVLSRLARIADEVIITTNQPENYRFLGITPVPDILPGLGALGGLYTALNAASHPYVAVVACDMPFASPELFLYELMTLRETEADVCIPRTIDGTEPFHAIYRAEACLPYVRLAIADGKRRADAWFEKVNIHYLSAEEMRPYDSDQLAFININTHDDLKSAETIARKLA, encoded by the coding sequence ATGGCAATGCTGACCCTGGCGATCCAGGCCGGTGGTGAATCAAAGCGTATGGGCAGCGACAAGGCTCTGCTGCCTTTCATGGGTAAGCCTCTGATTATGCGCGTGCTCAGCCGGTTAGCCCGCATCGCCGATGAGGTGATCATCACCACTAACCAGCCTGAGAATTACCGCTTCCTTGGTATCACTCCCGTTCCAGATATCCTCCCTGGGTTGGGCGCCTTGGGTGGCTTGTATACTGCCCTGAACGCTGCCAGCCACCCATACGTGGCAGTGGTGGCGTGTGATATGCCCTTTGCCAGCCCAGAGCTCTTCCTATACGAGCTGATGACCTTGCGTGAGACGGAGGCGGATGTTTGTATCCCGCGCACCATTGATGGCACAGAGCCTTTCCACGCGATATACCGGGCCGAGGCTTGCCTGCCATACGTGCGCCTTGCCATCGCAGATGGAAAACGGCGGGCGGATGCCTGGTTTGAGAAAGTGAATATTCATTACCTGTCTGCAGAAGAGATGCGTCCTTATGATTCGGACCAGCTGGCATTTATTAACATCAACACCCATGATGATTTAAAGTCAGCCGAGACGATCGCCAGAAAGCTTGCCTAA
- a CDS encoding glyoxalase, translated as MQINLTSILVDDQEKALKFYTDKLGFEKMADIALGEYRWLTVTSPEGTAGVELVLEPMGIPAARAYQSALFTAGMPLTAFRTDDIESEYRRLKEKGVFFRGEPVEAGPIKTVLFEDTCGNLINLVQALMKPNP; from the coding sequence ATGCAAATCAATCTGACAAGCATCCTGGTTGACGATCAGGAGAAAGCCTTGAAGTTTTATACCGATAAGCTGGGGTTCGAGAAGATGGCGGATATCGCGCTAGGGGAGTACCGCTGGCTAACGGTCACTTCACCAGAAGGAACAGCCGGGGTTGAGCTGGTGCTTGAGCCGATGGGTATCCCGGCCGCGCGAGCGTACCAGAGCGCCTTGTTTACCGCCGGGATGCCACTCACGGCTTTTCGCACGGATGATATAGAAAGTGAATATAGGCGCTTGAAAGAAAAAGGCGTTTTCTTTAGGGGTGAGCCTGTCGAGGCTGGTCCGATCAAAACGGTGTTATTTGAAGATACCTGCGGTAACCTTATCAACCTGGTCCAGGCCTTGATGAAACCAAACCCGTGA
- a CDS encoding cysteine desulfurase-like protein, whose amino-acid sequence MPLDLTAIRSQFPALSRDCIYLDNPAGTQVARTVLDRMQDYLVKHNANHEGAFTTSRESDALVEETRQAAADFLNASDPHEIVFGPNMTSLTFNISRSLVRTFNPGDRIVVTWLDHDANVTPWVMAAEDRGCEVIRVDFHAEDGTLDMEAMQAAIEKKPRLVAVGYASNALGTVNPVDQITRMAHEAGALVYIDAVQYAPHGPIDVQRLDSDFLVCSSYKFFGPHMGVLYGKYDLLDRLTAYKVRPAPSDPPGKFETGTGNFEGMCGVLGALEYLQWVGETYGEEHAERYAVGYNGRRLSFKLGMSAIRAYEFELSRALLDILAETPGVTVYGIKDTKRLEERVPTCAFTLQGKSPRQVAEQLDEANIYVWDGNYYALEVTKRLGLEDSGGMVRVGPVHYNTLEEIRRFGEVLGRITAG is encoded by the coding sequence ATGCCGCTCGATCTGACCGCAATTCGCTCACAATTCCCTGCCCTCAGCCGTGATTGCATCTACCTGGATAACCCGGCTGGCACTCAAGTGGCGCGCACCGTGCTTGACCGCATGCAGGATTACCTGGTGAAGCATAACGCCAACCACGAAGGAGCATTCACCACCAGCCGCGAATCTGATGCCTTGGTGGAAGAAACGCGCCAGGCTGCTGCGGACTTCTTGAATGCCTCCGACCCCCATGAAATCGTCTTTGGCCCGAATATGACCAGTTTAACCTTCAATATAAGCCGCTCGCTGGTACGCACATTCAACCCCGGTGACCGGATCGTGGTTACCTGGCTGGATCACGACGCTAACGTCACCCCGTGGGTGATGGCGGCTGAAGACCGGGGTTGTGAGGTGATCAGGGTGGATTTTCATGCCGAAGATGGCACATTGGATATGGAAGCAATGCAGGCAGCCATTGAGAAAAAGCCGCGCCTGGTGGCGGTCGGGTATGCCTCCAACGCACTGGGGACGGTCAACCCGGTGGATCAAATCACGCGTATGGCCCACGAGGCTGGTGCGCTGGTCTATATCGACGCAGTGCAGTACGCCCCACACGGTCCGATCGATGTGCAGCGCCTGGATAGTGATTTCCTGGTATGCTCGTCATATAAATTCTTCGGCCCGCACATGGGGGTGCTGTATGGGAAGTACGACCTGCTCGACCGCTTGACCGCCTACAAGGTGCGGCCTGCCCCCTCAGACCCCCCCGGCAAGTTCGAGACCGGCACGGGCAACTTCGAGGGGATGTGCGGGGTGCTCGGTGCGCTGGAATACCTCCAGTGGGTGGGCGAGACCTACGGGGAGGAGCACGCCGAGCGTTATGCGGTAGGGTATAACGGTCGCCGTTTGAGCTTCAAGCTGGGGATGAGCGCCATCCGCGCCTACGAGTTCGAATTAAGTCGCGCCCTCCTGGATATCTTAGCGGAGACGCCCGGCGTGACCGTCTATGGCATCAAGGACACTAAACGCCTTGAGGAGCGTGTGCCCACCTGTGCGTTCACGTTACAAGGTAAATCTCCACGCCAGGTGGCCGAGCAGCTGGATGAAGCCAATATTTACGTATGGGACGGGAATTACTATGCCCTGGAGGTCACCAAGAGGCTGGGGTTGGAGGACAGTGGCGGCATGGTGCGGGTAGGTCCGGTGCATTACAATACGCTGGAAGAGATCAGGAGGTTTGGGGAGGTGTTGGGGAGGATTACGGCGGGTTAA
- the pepF gene encoding oligoendopeptidase F: MTDTTSLPLRSQVPVEQTWDLASVFPTPKDWEDACAQLASRLPDLSVYHGHLAENPLTLLQYVQAFQDAATLMGKISLYANNAYAVDSLDQEAAARNGQARSLMAKFGAATAFFDPELMQIGFPRLRQWIKEDVRLAFLAHYVDRLEKRQKHVRSGEVEQVLAMVNDPFFSASGIYNALNNAELTFEPAKAADGTLHEVGQASIGALVTHPDREIRRTAWENYSDGYLKLKSTMAATLTTTIKQDVFNARARGYANSLEASLAPNNIPVEVFHNLIEVFKKNLPTWHRYWQLRKKLLGYDKFHVYDIKAPLTMKKPLVPFKQAVDWIVEGMAPLGKEYVDILRYGVLEKRWVDYARNKGKREGAFSSGSMGTRPFIMMSYSDDVFSLSTLAHELGHSMHSNYSRLYQPFIYSRYALFVAEVASNFNQAMVRRHLFETQTAPEFQVSLIEEAMSNYHRYFFIMPTLARFELELHTRAEKGLPISADILIGLTADLFKEGYSDEVEFDRDRIGITWAQFGHMYMNFYVYQYATGISGAHALVDGILAGKPEAAQKYLEFLKLGGSMYPLDSLKMAGVDLTSPEPVERAFEVLSGLVDRLEKLQA; encoded by the coding sequence ATGACAGATACCACCTCACTTCCCCTTCGCAGTCAAGTCCCAGTTGAGCAGACCTGGGATCTTGCTTCCGTCTTCCCCACCCCCAAGGATTGGGAGGACGCCTGTGCCCAGCTAGCCAGTAGACTGCCTGACCTGAGCGTCTATCATGGCCACCTGGCAGAGAACCCATTAACCCTGTTGCAATATGTCCAGGCTTTTCAAGATGCTGCCACATTGATGGGAAAAATAAGCCTGTATGCCAATAATGCTTATGCCGTAGATAGTCTGGACCAGGAAGCCGCTGCTCGCAACGGTCAGGCACGCAGCTTGATGGCAAAATTTGGGGCAGCCACAGCCTTCTTTGATCCCGAGCTGATGCAGATCGGTTTTCCCAGGCTGCGGCAATGGATAAAAGAAGATGTGCGCCTGGCTTTCTTAGCCCATTACGTGGATCGGCTAGAGAAACGACAGAAGCATGTACGTTCGGGTGAGGTTGAGCAAGTGCTGGCCATGGTCAATGATCCATTTTTCTCTGCATCAGGGATCTATAACGCCCTAAATAATGCCGAGTTGACTTTCGAGCCAGCCAAAGCAGCTGATGGTACCCTGCATGAAGTGGGGCAAGCCAGTATCGGTGCCCTGGTCACCCACCCCGACCGGGAAATTCGCCGGACAGCCTGGGAGAACTATTCTGATGGATACCTCAAGCTGAAGAGCACCATGGCAGCCACGCTTACAACCACTATCAAGCAGGACGTGTTCAATGCTCGAGCGCGAGGTTATGCCAACTCACTCGAAGCTTCCCTGGCACCCAATAACATCCCTGTGGAGGTGTTCCATAATCTAATTGAGGTCTTCAAGAAGAATTTGCCCACCTGGCACCGCTACTGGCAATTGCGCAAAAAACTGTTGGGGTACGATAAATTCCATGTTTACGATATAAAAGCCCCCCTGACCATGAAAAAACCTTTAGTACCCTTCAAGCAGGCGGTCGATTGGATCGTGGAAGGGATGGCACCGCTCGGCAAGGAATACGTCGATATCCTGCGCTACGGAGTCTTAGAAAAGCGGTGGGTGGATTACGCCCGTAACAAGGGCAAGCGTGAGGGGGCTTTCTCGAGCGGTTCAATGGGCACACGACCGTTCATCATGATGAGCTACTCCGATGATGTGTTCAGCCTGAGCACCCTGGCACATGAGCTGGGCCATTCCATGCATTCCAATTACAGCCGGCTGTATCAGCCGTTCATCTACAGCCGCTATGCCTTGTTCGTCGCGGAAGTGGCCTCCAATTTTAATCAGGCCATGGTGCGCCGCCACCTGTTCGAAACCCAGACCGCACCAGAATTTCAGGTGAGCCTGATCGAAGAGGCCATGTCGAACTACCACCGTTATTTCTTCATCATGCCCACATTGGCGCGTTTTGAGTTGGAGCTGCATACCCGCGCCGAGAAGGGGTTGCCGATCAGCGCTGACATTCTCATCGGATTGACCGCCGACCTGTTCAAGGAAGGCTATAGTGACGAAGTGGAGTTCGACCGCGATCGCATCGGCATCACCTGGGCGCAATTTGGCCACATGTACATGAATTTCTACGTCTACCAATACGCCACGGGCATCTCCGGCGCCCATGCCCTGGTGGACGGCATCCTCGCGGGGAAGCCCGAAGCTGCCCAAAAATACCTGGAGTTCCTCAAGCTGGGCGGCTCGATGTATCCGCTGGATTCGTTGAAAATGGCTGGGGTTGACCTGACCTCCCCTGAGCCGGTGGAGAGAGCTTTCGAGGTGCTCTCAGGCCTTGTGGATCGATTGGAAAAACTTCAGGCTTAA